From Actinosynnema mirum DSM 43827, a single genomic window includes:
- a CDS encoding LLM class flavin-dependent oxidoreductase, whose translation MRVGITILPEHRWAEARPRWVAAEEYGFDHAWTFDHLAWGRLADHAWYAAVPTLALAAEATSRIRLGLLVASPNFRHPVPFTRDVTTLDEVSDGRFTLGVGAGAMGGYDANVLGAPATSPHRRFAEFVELLDRLLTTDRVDHAGDHYTAVGARNVPGCVQRPRPPFVVAANGPKGMRLAARFGRGWVTTGLPNDDLAVWWGSLRELSGRLDDVLDAAGLPRDHLERHLQSDMAPVLSTSSVECYRDFVGRAGELGFTDLAAPWPRDEGVFAGDESVVEAIAAEVLPGLRTGQH comes from the coding sequence CGGAGCACCGGTGGGCCGAGGCGCGGCCCAGGTGGGTGGCGGCCGAGGAGTACGGGTTCGACCACGCCTGGACGTTCGACCACCTGGCCTGGGGCAGGTTGGCCGACCACGCCTGGTACGCCGCGGTGCCGACGCTGGCGCTGGCCGCCGAGGCGACCTCGCGGATCAGGCTCGGCCTGCTGGTGGCCTCGCCGAACTTCCGCCACCCGGTGCCGTTCACCCGCGACGTGACCACGCTGGACGAGGTGTCGGACGGCCGGTTCACCCTGGGCGTCGGGGCGGGCGCCATGGGCGGGTACGACGCGAACGTCCTCGGCGCGCCCGCGACGAGCCCGCACCGGCGGTTCGCCGAGTTCGTGGAGCTGCTGGACCGCCTGCTCACCACCGACCGGGTCGACCACGCGGGCGATCACTACACCGCCGTGGGCGCGCGGAACGTGCCCGGCTGCGTCCAGCGGCCCCGGCCGCCGTTCGTGGTGGCGGCCAACGGCCCGAAGGGGATGCGGTTGGCGGCCCGGTTCGGGCGGGGCTGGGTGACCACGGGGCTGCCGAACGACGACCTGGCGGTCTGGTGGGGCTCGCTGCGCGAGCTGTCCGGGCGGCTCGACGACGTGCTCGACGCGGCCGGGCTGCCGCGCGACCACCTGGAGCGGCACCTGCAGAGCGACATGGCGCCGGTGCTGTCGACCTCCAGCGTCGAGTGCTACCGGGACTTCGTCGGCCGGGCGGGTGAGCTGGGGTTCACGGACCTGGCCGCGCCGTGGCCGCGCGACGAGGGCGTGTTCGCCGGTGACGAGTCGGTGGTGGAGGCGATCGCGGCCGAGGTGCTGCCCGGCCTGAGGACCGGGCAGCACTGA